In Trichoderma asperellum chromosome 1, complete sequence, a single window of DNA contains:
- the BLI3 gene encoding BLI-3 blue-light-inducible Bli-3 protein (EggNog:ENOG41), with protein MATTGTSAPTGDKPADPYTQVNKDETDLKTLVTDLVDFITKCKFGMLTTIEASSHNNLVSRCMGLAGTESGGIDLLFHTNTESGKTNDLSNDPHVNVSFINSSGEWASIAGQASVVTDRDLVKKTYSSELKAWLGDLGDGVHDGSENDPRIGIIRVKTTTVTYSLVSGNFISRAAEVAQGVLTGKPAHVNKLREISAEDVGNWRASNK; from the exons ATGGCAACAACTGGAACCAGCGCACCTACCGGCGATAAGCCCGCCGATCCCTATACTCAAGTCAACAAAGACGAGACTGACCTCAAGACGTTAGTTACGGATCTTGTTGATTTCATCACCAAATGCAAATTTGGCATGTTGACGACCATTGAGGCTTCATCTCACAACAATCTGGTCTCGCGCTGCATGGGCTTGGCTGGCACT GAATCCGGTGGCATTGATCTTCTCTTCCACACCAATACAGAGTCCGGCAAGACCAACGACCTATCCAACGATCCCCACGTGAATGTGTCCTTTATCAACAGTTCCGGCGAGTGGGCTTCCATCGCAGGCCAGGCGAGTGTTGTGACGGATCGCGATCTGGTCAAGAAGACATATAGCAGCGAACTAAAGGCCTGGCTGGGTGATCTTGGCGATGGCGTCCACGATGGCTCAGAGAATGACCCGCGTATTGGAATTATTCGTGTCAAGACCACCACTGTGACATACTCGTTGGTGTCTGGGAACTTCATCAGCCGCGCTGCTGAGGTTGCGCAAGGCGTTCTCACCGGAAAGCCTGCTCATGTGAACAAGCTTCGAGAAATTTCAGCTGAGGACGTGGGTAACTGGCGTGCTTCAAACAAATAG
- the DPH5 gene encoding diphthine synthase (BUSCO:EOG092D31CV): MLYLVGLGLSDETDITVKGLEVVKKASRVYLEAYTSILLVDQSVLENYYGRSITIADREMVESNSDEILRNAQNEDVAFCVVGDPFGATTHTDLVIRARELSIPVRTVPNASIMSGIGACGLQLYNFGQTVSMVFFTETWKPASFYDRIKENRNIGLHTLVLVDIKVKEQSLENMARGRLVYEPPRYMTVGQCAQQMLEIEEERKEGVYTKDSLAIGAARVGGKTEKFVAGTLEELCSADEALGPPLHSLVLLGRRAHELERDFVREFAVDKEKFTRIWAEDYGKQ; this comes from the exons ATGTTGTACCTTGTTGGTCTTGGTCTCTCTGACGAGACGGATATCACCGTCAAGGGGCTCGAGGTGGTGAAGAAGGCCTCTCGAGTCTACCTCGAGGCCTACACAAGCATCCTGCTGGTGGATCAGTCTGTTCTG GAAAACTATTATGGACGGTCCATAACCATCGCCGACCGGGAGATGGTCGAGTCAAACAGCGACGAGATTCTCAGGAATGCGCAGAACGAGGACGTCGCCTTTTGCGTTGTCGGAGATCCGTTCGG TGCTACCACACACACAGATCTCGTCATCAGAGCTCGCGAACTATCCATTCCCGTGCGTACAGTACCGAATGCCTCCATCATGTCCGGCATCGGCGCTTGCGGCCTCCAGTTGTACAACTTTGGACAGACCGTATCCATGGTCTTCTTCACCGAGACATGGAAGCCAGCTTCCTTTTATGACAGGATAAAGGAGAATCGCAACATTGGCCTGCATACATTGGTCCTAGTCGACATCAAGGTCAAAGAGCAGAGCTTGGAGAACATGGCCCGAGGCAGACTGGTCTACGAACCTCCCCGATACATGACAGTCGGACAGTGCGcgcagcagatgctggagattgaagaggagCGCAAGGAGGGTGTCTACACCAAGGATAGCTTGGCTATTGGCGCTGCTCGGGTCGGAGGCAAGACGGAAAAGTTTGTGGCTGGAACGCTTGAAGAGCTGTGCTCTGCGGATGAGGCACTTGGACCTCCCCTGCACAGTCTTGTCCTGCTGGGCAGGAGAGCTCACGAGCTGGAGCGTGACTTTGTTCGTGAATTTGCTGTTGATAAGGAGAAGTTCACCAGAATATGGGCAGAGGACTACGGAAAGCAGTAA
- a CDS encoding uncharacterized protein (CAZy:GT33~TransMembrane:1 (o6-32i)~BUSCO:EOG092D2KS9), producing MPYYANFIISAILGGLSVIALGYVFSFAVWLGKKSLDAIPTRYHPAEKPEDEHIQILVVGDIGRSPRMQYHALSVAKHGRKVDIVGYKETARHPDLIGKTNVTVYPLAPQPEWIAWGTLPFFLNIPAKVIQQFWTLFRTLMYTTPPAQWIIIQNPPSIPTFHVALFVSWIRGSKVIVDWHNYGHTILAQKSLLRPLVPIYKYYEIKLGRYLGNANLAVTDAMAKQLQTGGRFNLKNPVYTLHDRPAEIFQPMNSSKDRLEFLSRLAETKNYAKNIVDGALRLVVSSTSWTADEDFGMLLDALVAYAAPASGQEGVPPILAIITGKGPQREAYLEKIKELQDAGKLPGIRILSAWLSNRDYASLLAAADLGISLHKSSSGVDLPMKVVDMFGAGLPVAAYAGFESIGELVKEGQNGCGFETVPQLTEILRRLLSFEGAGELATLKQGAVEEGSRRWDEEWDSVVGPVIGVADRLT from the exons ATGCCCTACTACGCTAATTTCATAATATCCGCCATCCTCGGCGGGCTGTCCGTCATTGCTCTTGGCTACGTATTTTCTTTCGCCGTTTGGCTCGGGAAGAAGTCTCTCGACGCCATCCCCACCCGCTATCATCCCGCTGAGAAGCCAGAGGATGAGCATATTCAGATCCTCGTTGTGGGTGATATTGGAAGAAGCCCGCGGATGCAGTACCATGCCCTGAGCGTTGCCAAGCATGGAAGGAAAGTTGACATTGTCGGCTATAAAG AGACGGCTAGACATCCTGACCTCATTGGCAAAACCAACGTCACAGTCTATCCTCTCGCACCTCAGCCAGAATGGATCGCCTGGGGGACgttgcccttttttctcaACATCCCTGCCAAGGTCATTCAGCAGTTCTGGACCTTGTTTAGGACGCTCATGTACACCACTCCTCCTGCTCAGTGGATTATTATTCAG AATCCGCCTTCCATCCCCACGTTTCACGTAGCTCTTTTCGTCTCATGGATTCGCGGCAGCAAGGTCATTGTCGACTGGCACAACTATGGACATACCATTCTGGCGCAAAAGTCTCTGCTCCGACCTCTTGTGCCCATCTACAAGTATTACGAGATTAAGCTAGGCCGATACCTAGGAAATGCAAACCTCGCGGTCACTGATGCCATGGCGAAGCAGCTTCAAACCGGAGGCCGCTTTAATCTCAAGAACCCTGTCTATACGCTACATGATAGGCCAGCTGAGATATTTCAGCCCATGAATTCCTCAAAGGATCGACTCGAGTTTCTCTCTCGCTTGGCTGAAACCAAGAATTACGCCAAGAATATCGTCGATGGGGCCCTTCGCTTAGTAGTGAGCAGTACCTCCTGGACAGCCGATGAAGATTTTGGCATGCTACTCGATGCTTTGGTCGCCTACGCTGCGCCAGCATCGGGCCAGGAAGGTGTTCCCCCCATCTTGGCCATCATCACGGGCAAAGGTCCCCAGAGGGAGGCCTACCTTGAGAAGATCAAGGAACTGCAAGATGCCGGTAAACTACCTGGTATTCGTATTCTCAGCGCCTGGCTTTCTAATCGGGACTACGCCTCGCTGCTCGCTGCAGCCGATCTTGGCATCTCCCTCCACAAATCTAGCTCTGGGGTGGATCTGCCCATGAAAGTGGTTGACATGTTTGGGGCGGGTCTACCCGTGGCTGCGTACGCTGGCTTCGAAAGCATTGGAGAGCTCGTGAAAGAGGGTCAGAATGGCTGTGGCTTCGAAACAGTACCGCAACTAACTGAGATCCTAAGGAGATTGCTCAGCTTTGAAGGAGCAGGAGAGTTGGCTACACTGAAGCAAggtgctgttgaagaaggctCACGGCGTTGGGATGAGGAATGGGATTCTGTCGTTGGCCCTGTGATAGGGGTAGCAGACAGACTGACATAG